GTGGCGCGGATCAGCCGGGCCTGGTCGTCCAGCATCCGGTCGCGTTCCTGCCGCTCAAGCCGCATGATGTCGCTGACATCGGTCTGCAGGATCACGGTGCCGCCATCGGGGGTGCGATGCTCGCTGACCTGCACCCAGCGGCTGCCGACCATGCGCACGTTGAAGATGACGTGATCGTCCTTGTGCCGCCGTATCCGCTGGGCCGCCCAGTCGCGCGGGGTCTTGTTCTCGGGCAGCGACAGATAGCGCGAACCGCTGACCAGATCGACATATTGGCGAAAGGTGATGCCGGGGCGGAACCGGTCGCGGATATCGGGCATATGCAGGCCGAAGCGCGAATTGCACATAACCAGCCGCTCGTCGGGATCGAACAGGGCGAACCCCTCCTGCACCGTCTCGATGGCATTGGCCAGGTTCGAGCGCGCCTCCTCGGTGGCGCGGTTGGCTTCGGCCAGGCGGGCGTTGGAATCGTTGAGAAGGTCGAGCGCGCGTTCCAGATCACGGGTGCGGTTGCGTACCTCTTCCTCGAGCAGCGCAGCGCGCTCGAACTGGGCATAGGCAGCCCCCGAGGCATCGGTGGCCTGTTCCACCCGGCGCATCAGCGCGGCGTTGATCTTGACCAGCTTCTCGATCTGCCGGTCCGGCGTATCGGTGGGGTTGATCAGCGATCCCGGCATGGGGCCTCACATATCGTCGGGCGGGTAGATGGCCACGCCCGTCAGCGTCTGGTTGACATGCATCGAATTGAACTGTTCCCCGTAAGTAGAGAAACCCACAACACGATTTTCGCGCAGGATATCCGAAAGCGCACCCAGGACCTGTTTCTGCTGCGCTTCCATCCGGCGCAACAGACAGTCACAGCCAAGGATCACCGCAGGCGGTCCGTCGGCGGCGAGGCGGCCCAGTTCCTCGCGCAGGTGTTCGCGCATGTCGCGCGCCTCGGCCAGGGTCAGCACCAGCCCCTCGTCGATGGCCGAAAAGAACACCAGATCGCCATTCTCGGCCACCCGCTGGATCGAACGCACGTGATGCTGGCCGCCGATGCGCACCACGACCGGATGGGCGGCAAAGGTGAAGGTGGTCAGCTGTTCGGGGTCCTTGCCCAGAACGCGGGCATATTCGCGCGCCGCCGGCTCGGCATTGATCTCGTGCACCAGGCGCCGGTCGGGATCGGCGCCGGTGACCACCATGCGCTTTTCGGTGGGGATCAGGTGGTCGGTCTTGAACACCTGGATCGGGCAGCGGGTGCGTACCTGCATCAGCACGGCGGCATTGCCATGGGCGCGACCCTCGTGAAACACGAAGGTGGTGCCAAAGCGTTCGCCATCCCCGGCCGAGCCGCCGAACAGCGGCACCGGCCCAAGCCCCATCGCCAGATCCGAGACCAGCCGATCCTCGAGCGTCGACAAGCCGTCGATCAGCAGAAAGTTGAACTCGTGCCCCCATTCGGGCCGGGCCGCGGCCAGATCGTTGCGGGTCTGGATCATCCGGTCGATGATGGCCTGGGCGTCATAATCGGTCAGATCGTCGATCAGCATCGTCTGCGCCTTGAAATAGGCGCGCGGCATGCCGATGGCGACGATCTCGCCCTCGGTATAGCCCGCTGCCGAGATCTCGCCCGCCGTGGTGCAGCCGACGATACGGGTGCCGGGCAGGACGGCGGCGGCGCGGGCCAGCAGGGCCGGGATATCGGTCTGGGGCGAGGCCATCAGCAGGATCAGTTCCAGTTCGACCGGGCCCAATGCCTCGACCAATGTCTCGATGGCATGCGGATGGTCGTGGTGCACCGAGGCGGTGCACAACACCTGTGGCGCGGCCTGCGCCGCGCGAACCGGACCCTGGCTTAGGTCCAAGCGCTCCTCCCTTATCTTTCGGCTGGCAGGTTATGCCTGTTTCTGCGTCTCTGGCAAGAAACTCGAAAAACTGGTCTTCTTGGCGATCAGCACCGCCTGAGTGCGGCTTTGCACCCCCAGTTTGCGCATGATGGCGGTGACATGGGCCTTGACCGTGGTTTCGGCAATCGACAGGTCATAGGCGATCTGCTTGTTCAGCTTGCCCTCGCAGACCAGTTGCAGGATGCGGGCCTGCTGGTTGGTCAGCGCCGAAAGCCGGGCCAGCGCATCCTCGACCTCGGGGCCGTCGCCACCCTCGCGGGCGACATCGACGAACCCTTCGGGAGTGAAGACCGCGCCGGTCGAGACGGTCTCGATGGCGGTGCGGAACACCTCGCGCTGGGAATGCTTGGGTACGAATCCGGCCGCGCCTGCCTGGATCACGCCCGAGATCAC
The window above is part of the Ruegeria pomeroyi DSS-3 genome. Proteins encoded here:
- a CDS encoding FIST N-terminal domain-containing protein; this encodes MDLSQGPVRAAQAAPQVLCTASVHHDHPHAIETLVEALGPVELELILLMASPQTDIPALLARAAAVLPGTRIVGCTTAGEISAAGYTEGEIVAIGMPRAYFKAQTMLIDDLTDYDAQAIIDRMIQTRNDLAAARPEWGHEFNFLLIDGLSTLEDRLVSDLAMGLGPVPLFGGSAGDGERFGTTFVFHEGRAHGNAAVLMQVRTRCPIQVFKTDHLIPTEKRMVVTGADPDRRLVHEINAEPAAREYARVLGKDPEQLTTFTFAAHPVVVRIGGQHHVRSIQRVAENGDLVFFSAIDEGLVLTLAEARDMREHLREELGRLAADGPPAVILGCDCLLRRMEAQQKQVLGALSDILRENRVVGFSTYGEQFNSMHVNQTLTGVAIYPPDDM
- a CDS encoding response regulator; this translates as MDRIMQTQAGTSPAQPFRSALIVDDHPLFCDALSMTLQAVSGIRTVQTLARLEDALDWLGNHPAPDLVILDLNLPDVEGLDGLVRIRTAARAPVIVVSSMADNRVISGVIQAGAAGFVPKHSQREVFRTAIETVSTGAVFTPEGFVDVAREGGDGPEVEDALARLSALTNQQARILQLVCEGKLNKQIAYDLSIAETTVKAHVTAIMRKLGVQSRTQAVLIAKKTSFSSFLPETQKQA